The following are encoded together in the Flavihumibacter fluvii genome:
- a CDS encoding NAD kinase, whose product MRVAIYSRVIDQSDHSEIQELFNELEAQQIEPVIYQQFFEQIIHTVKFRDHNINTFSHSGDLDESIEFIISLGGDGTLLDTVTLVRNKKIPILGINFGRLGFLASIGKKELKIAVASMVDRSFVLDKRSLIHLDADRHLFGDTPYALNEFAIHKTDISPMIKIHTYLNGEFLNTYWADGLIVSTPTGSTGYSLSCGGPIVFPESGSFVITPVAPHNLNVRPIVVPDDNVISFEVEGRSDQFICALDSRREIVSRSIQLAVKREKFDVSIVRLNENNFLRTLRNKLSWGLDTRN is encoded by the coding sequence AGAGCCAGTCATTTACCAGCAATTTTTTGAGCAGATCATCCATACGGTCAAATTCAGGGACCATAATATCAATACTTTTTCCCATTCAGGTGACCTGGATGAATCCATTGAGTTTATCATCAGTCTGGGTGGGGACGGTACACTATTAGATACCGTTACCCTGGTACGCAACAAAAAAATCCCGATACTGGGGATTAATTTTGGCCGGCTGGGATTCCTGGCGAGTATTGGTAAAAAGGAACTTAAGATAGCGGTCGCTTCTATGGTAGACCGCAGTTTTGTGCTGGATAAACGGTCATTGATCCATCTTGATGCGGACAGGCATTTATTTGGAGATACGCCCTATGCGTTGAATGAATTTGCCATTCACAAGACGGATATTTCACCTATGATCAAGATCCACACCTACCTGAACGGTGAATTTTTAAACACGTATTGGGCAGATGGATTGATTGTGAGTACACCTACAGGCTCAACCGGTTATTCCCTGAGTTGCGGAGGACCGATTGTTTTCCCGGAATCGGGAAGTTTTGTGATCACACCAGTTGCCCCACACAACCTGAATGTAAGGCCAATCGTAGTCCCGGATGACAATGTGATCTCATTCGAGGTGGAAGGCCGCTCTGACCAGTTCATTTGCGCACTGGATAGTCGCCGCGAAATTGTTTCCCGCAGCATTCAGCTGGCCGTTAAAAGGGAAAAATTTGACGTCAGCATTGTTCGGCTCAATGAGAATAATTTCCTGAGGACCCTTCGTAATAAGCTCTCCTGGGGGCTCGATACAAGAAATTAG